The DNA sequence AAGCCTACCGCGCTGCCTATCAGGAAGTGCTGAAAATTCGTAAGGCCTATAAAAACCATGGTTGGGATAATGGGGTGGGTTCCTCGGGCACCATGACCAGCATTGAAAAGCTGATTATTGACAAGGGCTGGGCCGAAGAAGGTATCAGTGCGGCCAATCTGGGGCGTTTGAAGAAGTTGCTGTTGCAATATAAGGACATCAATTCACTGTCTGAATTATCGGGTTTGAGCGAGCGCCGGCGTGGGGTGATTGTTTCGGGTGTTGCCATCACCTGTGCCATTTTCGACGCATTGAATATTCAGCAGATAAATACCTCCAGTGGCGCTCTCAGGGAGGGGGTCATCTATGAAATCATGGGCCGGTTTGAACACGAGGATGTTCGGGAGCGCAGCGTGATGGCGCTGATGTTGCGATCGGAGGCAGATCAGCAAAATGCGGATCAGGTGGAGTCCATGGCCACCCTGCTATTCGATGCCGTGGCCGATGACTGGCAGTTGGACGAGTCTGACCGGGCGCTGCTGTGCTGGGCGGCCAGATTGCATGAAGTGGGTTTGAGTATTGCGCACAGTCAGTTCCACAAACATGGGCAATACCTTATAGAGCATTCTGATCTGGCAGGTTTCAGTAAACAGATGCAGCGGGAACTGGCACTTCTGGTTCGTAGTCACCGGCAAAAGTTTCCGGCGGGTGAATTTGTCAGTTACGAAGCAGGGCAGCGCATCCGCTTAAAGCGTCTCTGTATTCTGATGCGATTGGCCGCGCTGTTTAAGTATGTGACACCTGTGGAGGGCAAACCGATGTTTGTCATGAAGGTGAAGGGGTCAGAAGTCACGCTGTTCTTTGATGCCGATTGGCTACAGCGCCACCCGCTGACCAGCGCAGCACTGACATCGGAGCAACGGTATCTGAAGAAAATCGGTTTTCAGCTGAAGTTCAGCAGTCGTTGAGCTAATCTGCCAGCTTGTCCAGCAATTCCTGTTGGGCGGCATAGCGGGTGGCCCCTTGAGCGGGGTGGTTGAGCAGATATTGCCCGTCGGGCTGGAGCACCCAGCTCTGGCAATTGTCGGTGAGATAGCTTTGCAGTTCGTTGCGTATTCTGGCCTGTAACCGGCCGCTCAGGATGGGGAAACAGATTTCTACCCGATGCATCAGATTGCGCTCCATTGCATCGGCGCTGGCACAGTAGATATGCGGTGAGGAGTTGAGAAAATAATATACTCGTGAGTGTTCCAGAAATCGTCCGATGATGGAGCGCACCTGGATATTCTCGGATACGCCGGCAATCCCCGGTCGCAGACAACACATCCCACGGACAATCAAATCAATTTTGACCCCGGCATTGCTTGCTTCGTACAGCGAGGTGATGATTTTCGATTCGGTCAGTGCGTTTACCTTGATGATAATATGGGCTTCCTTACCCTGCCGGGCGGCTTCAGCCTCCGCATCTATCAGTCGCACCAGATTTTTTTTCAGTGTAAAAGGGGCGCTGAACAGGGTTTTGATGCGTTCTGCCTTGCCCATCCCCGTGAGCTGCTGGAAGATTTTATGCACATCGCTGCACAGATCCAGGTCTGCCGTCAGCAGACTGTAATCGGTATACAGGCGGGCATTGCCCGAGTGATAGTTGCCTGTACCCAGATGGACATAGCGACGTAACTGGTTGTTTTCCCGGCGGACAATCAGGAGTGCCTTGGCGTGGGTTTTATAGCCAACCACGCCATAGGTGACCACAGCACCTGCCTCCTGCAGGTGGGTTGCCAGTTGCAGGTTTTCCTCTTCATCGAACCGGGCTCTCAGTTCGATGACGACCGTCACTTCTTTACCAGCTCTGGCGGACTCCAGCAGTGCATCGACAATTTCTGAGGAGGCACCGGTGCGATAGAGCGTCATCTTGATCGATAGCACGGCACTGTCTCTGGCGGCCTGGCGCAGCAGATCAATGATCGGGGTAAATGACTGAAACGGATGGTGCAGCAGAATATCCTCTTTTCGCACCATATCCAGAATGCTGTTATCCGACAGTCGCAATGTTCTGGGAATAGAGGGAATCATGGGTGGGAACAGTAGATCAGGACGATTCAGCATCTGCCGCAGTTGCATCATCCGTCCGAGATTCACCGGGCCAGCCACCCGGTAGAGTTCGCCCTCGCTCAGGTTGTACTCCCGCAATAAAAAATTTACCAGTTCGGCCGGACAGTTCTGATCCACTTCCAGCCGCACAGCGCTACCAAAACGTCGCGAGTGCAATTCGCCGCGAAGCGCCCGGGCAATATCTTCCACTTCAGCGGCATTCAGGTCGAGGTCTGCATCGCGGGTGATCCGAAACTGGTAGCAGCCGGTAGCGCTCATGCCATTGAACAGGTCATCAATGTGGGCATGCATCAGTGATGAGAGCAGCACAAAATTGTCGCCATCGACACAGAGTTCATCGGGCAACCTCACCAGTCTCGGCAGCGAGCGTGGTGCCGGCACGATGGCCATACCACTATCCCGCCCAAAGGCATCCTTGCCTTCCAGCGAAACAATAAAATTGAGGCTTTTGTTGACCAGCCGGGGAAATGGATGGGCGGGGTCGAGACCGATGGGACTGATCACGGGCATCACCTGATGACGAAAATAGTCTTCGGCCCAAAGCGCCACCTCCGGACTCCACTGGTGGCGATTGAGCACCCGGATTTTTTCCTGCTCCAGTGCGGGTAACAGTAACTCGTTGAGGATTTGATACTGTCGACTGGTGGCCACTTTACACTGCTCGCTGAGGACCTGGAGGACATCCCTAGGCGGCATGCCATCGACGTTGACGACTTCCCGTGCAAAGCTGATTTGCCGTTTCAGCCCCGCCAGTCGGATTTCAAAAAATTCGTCCATATTGCTGTTGAAAATCATCAGAAACTGGAATCGTTCCAACAGTGGGTAATCTTCATTCAGTGCCTGCTCCAGAACACGCAGATTGAACTGCATCAGGCTTATGTGGCGGTTGATGAAGTGTTTTGCATGGCCAATGTCGATCTGTTCTTCAGACATGCGGGATTCCGGTTTTATAGTTTGATGGGTCAATTCAGTTATATTGTTCATAATAGATACAGTGCAACAAACAAGACAATCACCTATTGTCCCTGTCGTCTGTGACAAATTTTAGACAATCTGTAACAACGGCGTAATTTGTACATCCCAGAAGCGGTTGTCGGGGTCGGTAAAATGTATAGTCGCCGGTGTGTCACTGATGGCAATGTTGAGGCGAGCTAAGGAGTCCCATGTACGATATCGTTAAAGACTATTACGGCAGGGCATTGCAGGGTTCCGAGGATTTGCAGACGGATGCCTGCTGCACGGTTGACAGTGTTCCCGATGCCATCAAGCCGATCATGGCAAAAATACACCCGGAAGTGAGTGGCAAATACTACGGCTGCGGCTTGATTGCCCCGGCGCTGCTGAGTGGTCTCAGGATCCTGGATCTGGGCAGTGGCTCGGGGCAGGATTGCTATGTGCTTTCCGCTTTGGTCGGTGAGACCGGTGAAGTGGTGGGTGTGGATATGACGGACGAACAACTGGCTGTTGCCAACCGTCACATCGAGTTTCACCGGGATGCCTTTGGCTTCAAAAAAGCCAATGTGCGTTTTATCAAAGGCTATCTGGAAAACCTTGATGAGCTGGATCTGGCCGATGCAAGTTTTGACGTGATTGTCTCGAATTGCGTGATTAACCTGTCCCCCGACAAGCGAGCGGTTCTGGCCCAGGCCCATCGGTTATTGAAGCCCGGTGGTGAATTGTATTTTTCCGATGTCTATGCCGATCGGCGGGTTCCTGTCGAGCTGTCAAATGACCCTGTCCTCTACGGTGAGTGTCTGGCCGGGGCACTCTACTGGAACGACTTTCTGCAACTGGCCCGGCAGGTCGGTTTTGCCGATCCGAGACTGGTTGAGGATCGTCCGCTGAGCGTTGGCAATCCTGACATAGTGGAGAAAGTTGGCCCGCTGCGTTTTTACTCGGCAACCTACCGGCTTTTCAAGCTGGAAAATCTCGAACCGGCCTGTGAAGACTACGGCCAGTCAGTGATCTACAAGGGGACTATTCCGGGTTCAGAAAACCATTTTTTACTGGACTGTCATCACCGGATAGAAACGGGAAAAAACTTTCCGGTTTGCGGTAATAGTTACCGGATGTTGAGGGAGACCCGCTTTGCGGAGCATTTTGAATTTCAGGGTGATTTCCACTGTCATCGGGGTATTTTCAAAGGCTGTGGCATTGATTTGCCCTTTGGTAATGATGGCAGTAAAACATCGGGCTGTTGTTGAAAAATTTCTGAAAAAACAGCGAGTTATTCGCTGAAATAGCACAGTACTGTGTTTAAAAACCGGTGACCTTTTTTTGTCGTGACAATATGTGAAGGCGAATTTTCCAGCAAACCTGCAGCAATCAATTTTTCACAAACCCCATTGATTTTATTAAGAGAAATACCGGTTCTCTCTTCAAAATACGGTTTTTCCACACCGTGATTGAGACGCAGGGCATTCATCATGAATTCCAGCGCCAGTTCGTTTTCGGGAATGTTTTTACAGCTGGCAATAAATGAATTTTCCCTGGCCAGATAATCCCCCGGGTTGCGTGTTTTTGCCGTGCGGGTAATGCGCTGCTCATCGGGCAGTGTGATCTTGCCATGCGCCCCGGCACCAATACCCAGATAATCGCCAAATTCCCAATAATTCCTGTTGTGCAGCGCAAATTTTTTCTCGCGACAAAAAGCAGAGACTTCATATTGAAAATAGCCGTTATCCACCAATAATTGATGGCCGCTTTCCTGAATGGTATCGAGCACATCCTCAGCCGGCAGGGTGGGTGGACGGCGATAGAACTCGGTGTTGGGTTCGATGGTCAGTTGGTACCAGGAAATATGCACGGGTGCGAGATCAATGGCCTGTTGCAGGTCAGCTATTGCTTCCGCCCCGGTTTGTGTGGGCAGGCCGTGCATCAGGTCCAGGTTGATATTGTCAAAACCGGCGGATTGGGCCATTGCTACAGCGGCACGGGCATTTTCTGCCGAGTGGATCCGGCCCAGTCTTGTCAAGTGGCGATCATCAAAGCTTTGAATGCCAATTGACAGTCGGTTGACGCCCACGTCACGAAAACCATTGAATTTTGCCTGCTCAAAGGTGCCGGGATTCGCTTCCAGTGTGATTTCAATGGTGTCGTTAAAATCGAAGCGTCGCCGGGCTGCCTGAATAATCCTGCCGATACTCTCGGCGGAAAAAAGGCTTGGTGTTCCCCCGCCAAAAAAAATGGAGGACAGTTTTCTACCCTGTGCATAGGGCAACTCTATCTCCAGCTCGCGGATCAGAGCCTGGACATATTGGTCCTCAGGCAAGTGTCCGTCACTGGCGTGGGAGTTAAAGTCGCAGTATGGGCACTTGCGGATACACCAGGGGATGTGGACGTATAGTGACAGGGGAGGCAGGCTGAGAAGGGTGTCATGCATGGCGCAGATTTTAGCATCTCACCGCGCGGAGGCGGTTTATTTTTCTGTGTTGATGCCCGCAATCAAGCGGTTAGAGCGTCATTGTTCCCGGCAATCCGGTGTTGCCGTCCTGCCAGGCGGGATTACCAGGAATAGGAAAAGGATAGGGAGCCGTACTGATGGGTATTGCGCTGCTGTTCAAATTCACGGGTGCGGAACACCTTTGCGTAGGAGACTTTCCAGCCGGCCACCAGAAAACTGAAGCCCACGGCGGCATCCCCCACCACTGGCCGACGATGGACTCGATGGCTGTCTTCAAAGGTATTGCCGTCGAGAAAAATATCCCTTGCCACCACCCGGGTATCAAAGGACACAAAGGCATGCAAACCACAGATGGGCAGCCGGCAATGGCGTCTATCGCCCCGCCCCGGCGCACTGTTATCACCTCCGGGCCGCAGGGCTGCGGTGCCGAAATCCTCGGGTAACTGCCAGCCAATCCGGTACTCGGCACCAAAATTAAGGTAGGTGGCTACATTGCCGAGGCTGCCACCGGCGTGAACAATGGCGTCCTGCTGGGGCCACTGTTCGGTCAGTTTATAGCGCCGCTTGTGTTCATAGACCAACTGCAGGCCAAGCTCGTTTTCCAGCTGGTGATCCCAGCCCTGAAATTTATCGATATCGCGAACCTCATGAATCAGATCCTGCGTATCTTCTGCCAGGGATGCGGGCCCCACCATGCCCACGTTGAGTTCAAGGGTATCCAACTGTTCCCGGTCGCGGATATGGTAGGCAAACCCGAGGTAGAGGTATCCGGCATAGGGCCTGTCATCTTCGATCAGTGTGGAGATGTCCTTTTCACCCGGGGTAAAGATCAATTGGCCGGCACTGATTACCAGATTGCGCTGCAGGGTCTCCGCATCCTTCAGGCTGTGAAAAAATCGTAGTCGATGGTTTGCTTCCCTGACCCAACCGGGCAGATCAGGGTCTTTAAGGTAGGAGGTGAGATCCTGTGACACACAGGAGAAGCGGATACCGTTGGTGTAGTGTTGGTCTGTTTCACCAAACAGATCATTTTCGAGGTACAGGTTGATGGTGCTGCAAAAGCGTTCGTCATCCCCCTCGGCACTGAGGCCAACGGTGGGAAATAGCACAACAAACAGTATCAGCAGGTATTTCATGGTGAACCCGGCAAAGCTTGGGGTTGATTATGTGCCGTGGTGGGGTGCCCGGGCAATGTCATTGAATAACACCGGGTGCAACGGCAATATGTCAGCCTGAGGAATAAAGAGGATGCGTGGGTGAGTAACAGCAGCAATGAACTGATGAAAGCCCGGCGGTTTCTGCCACTTTTTCTGACCCAGTTTTTCGGTGCCCTTAACGATAATCTGTTTAAAAATGCGCTTCTGGTGATGATCGTCAGTGCTGGTATCGCCGAGGCTGCCAATGTTAACACGGTCGTCAATCTAGCGGCGGGCCTGTTTATCCTGCCTTTCTTCCTGTTTTCTGCCCTCGCCGGCCAATTGGCTGACAAACACGAGAAATCGCTTGTTATCCGGCGTATCAAGCTGGCTGAAATACTGATCATGATGCTTGGCGCGCTGGCTTTCTGGCTCGGGGCTCTCTGGTTGCTGTTGGCAGTCCTGTTTCTGATGGGCGCACAATCCGCTTTTTTTGGACCGGTAAAGTACGCCATTTTACCTCAGCACCTCGGTGAGGACGAATTGCTGGCAGGCAACGCCCGAGTGGGGATGGGAACCTTTGTGGCGATTCTGGTTGGTACGATTGCCGGCAGTTTGCTGGGCGGAACGGCCAGTGCGCATTGGTTGGTGGGTGCTGTTGTAATCTGTGTGGCTGTGACCGGGTGGTACAGCAGTCGGCAAATTCCGCTGGCTGAAGCCCGGGCTCCTTCGCTCAGGATTGACTGGAATACACCTAGGATCAGCTGGCAGCTGATCAGACTGGCCACTGAGAAGCAGACTGTGTTTCTGGCGATTCTGGGTATTTCCTGGTTCTGGATGTTGGGGGCCAGTTATTTGACCCAGATGCCCAACTTCACCATCACCGTGCTGAGGGGCACACCGGGGGTCATTGCCCTGATACTCTCGGCCTTTACCGTTGGTGTGGCTTTGGGGGCAATGCTCTGTGGCCGATTGAGTGGTGCCCAAGTGGAAATTGGCCTGGTACCACTGGGTGCTATCGGCCTCAGTCTGTTTGGCATTGATCTGTATTTTGCCGCCACCGGTTACACCGCCGAAAACCCTGTTGCCGTCGCCGGTTTCATACTCCGTCCCGACGGATTGCGCGTGTTGCTGGATATAGCACTACTCGGACTCTTTGGTGGTCTGTATATCGTGCCACTCTACGCCATGGTGCAGGCGCGCACCGAGCCACAGCTGCGTGCCCGGATTATCGGCAGCAACAATATTCTCAACGCATTTTTTATGGTGTTGGCCAGCCTATTGGGCATTCTGTTTCTCGGCGCGGCAGGTTTCCGCATTGAGGAATTGTTCCTGGTGCTGGCGCTGATGAATATTGCCGTGGCGGTGTTTATTTTTCTGCAGGTGCCCGAGTTCACCATGCGCTTTCTGGTATGGCTGATAGGCCACAGCCTTTACCGGGTAAAACATCGCGGTCTGGATCTGATACCACTGAAAGGCCCCGCCATTCTGGTCTGCAATCATGTCAGTTATGTGGATGCGCTGTTGCTGGCCGGTGCGGTGCGGCGACCGATTTGCTTTGTCATGTATAAACCGATTTACGAGTTACCGGTACTGAATTTTATTTTTCGCACCGGCGGTGCCATTCCGATTTGTTCAAAGGGTGAGGATCCGGCAGCCTATCAACGGGCCATGGAAATGATTGACGGGGCATTGAACAGAGGTCAGTTGCTCTGCCTCTTTCCGGAGGGCAAGCTCACCGAGGATGGCGAGATCGATACCTTTAAAAAAGGCATTGAGCAAATACTGGTCCGTAATCCGGTAAGGGTAGTGCCAATGGCACTACAGGGCCTTTGGAAGAGTTTTTTCAGTCGCAGTCACGGTGGTGCATTCAGAAAGCCGTTTCGACCGGGCTGGCGTCAGGTGGCGGTGATTGCGGGTGCCCCGATACCTGGCGAACAGGCTTCAGCCGAGCGTTTGCAGGCTGAAGTTACTGAATTGCGGGGTGACATAAAATAACTATGGTGGTTAGCTTCGATCCGCTGGCCATCAAGCCTATCAAAGCTAGGAAACAGAAATGGGAAAGTTAAAATTACACTGGCAAATGTTGATTGCGATCCTTGCCGCCGTCGTCATCGGCCTCCTGTTCGATGTGAAAACCACCGTGCTGGGTGTGAGCCTCTACAGTATCTTTGACTTTATCGGGGTGCTGTTTCTTAACGCGCTGAAGATGCTCATTGTGCCCTTGGTGATGTCCTCAATCATCGTGGGTATCGCCGGTCTGGGCGGCAGCGACAATCTCGGGCGGCTAGGTGCCAAGACCATTGGTTTCTACCTTTGCAGCAGCCTGCTGGCAATCTTGGTTGGTTTGTTGCTGGTCAATCTCCTGTCCCCCGGCGTTGTTGACGGTGAGGCAGCGGGTAGCCGGCTCAATCTCAGCGAACCGGAGGCGGTAACTTCCCAGCTGGCAGCTGTCGAGGGCCGGGGTGTCGGAGATATTACCGGAGTATTTCTGCGCATGGTGCCGCCCAATATCGTCAAGGCAGCGTCGGATGGCCAGATGTTGGGGCTGATTTTTTTCAGCCTGCTGTTTGGGGTGTTCATGACTCGCATCAGCAAAGAACCTGCGCAGACCCTGTTGGGTTTCTGGAATGGTGTTTACGAGACCATGATGGAAATTACTCTGTTCATCATGAAATTTGCACCGCTGGGCGTGTTGGGGTTGGTCGCCAAAACCATCCTGGCTACCGGGTTTGATGCTTTCCAGCCTTTGATGATGTTTTTTATTACGGTGGTGCTGGCATTGGCGATTCATACTTTTGTTATCCTTGCACTGGTGCTGCGATTCGCCGGTCTGAACCCGTTGAAGCATTACCGGGCCATGCTGCCGGCCATGCTCACCGCATTTTCAACAGCCTCTTCATCCGGTACGTTGCCGGTGACGATCGAATGTGTAGAAAAAAATGCCGGGGTATCCAATCGCACCAGTGCCTTTGTGCTGCCCCTGGGTGCGACGATCAACATGGATGGCACGGCCCTCTATGAATGCGTTGCCGCTATCTTTATCGCCCAGGCCTATGGTCTGGAGCTCAGTTTTGTCACCCAGTTTACGATTGTGCTGGTGGCGCTGCTGACATCGATTGGGGTGGCGGGGATTCCGTCGGCCAGTCTGGTGGCTATTACGGTGATTCTCGGGGTCATTGGCCTGCCGCTGGAAGCGATCGGCATGTTGCTGGTGACTGACCGTATTCTGGATATGTTGCGAACCTCAGTGAACGTTTTCAGTGATTCCTGTGGCGCAGTGGTCATTGCCAGAAGTGAGGGTGAGCAGGGTTTGCTCGTTTGATTAAAGCCCGGTACATCGCCGGGCTTTTGGCTTCTCCCGTTAGCCGAAGATGCTCTTGATTACATAGAAGAACAGAATCGCCAGCCCGGCGCCGGCGGGCAGGGTCACGAGCCAGGACATGAAAATTGTGCCGACGACGCGCAGATTGAGGGCTGCGATGCCGCGGGCCAACCCGACACCCAGTACGGCACCGACCAACGTGTGCGTCGTGGAGATTGGCAGGCCAGTGCCCGATGCCAGTACCACGGTTGCCGCAGCGCCCAACTCGGCGGCGAAGCCCCGGCTCGGTGTCAGTTCGGTAATTTTTTTCCCCACGGTGCCCATGACTTTGAAACCATAGGTGGCCAGCCCCAGTATGATGCCAATCCCGCCAAGCAACAGAATCCAGCGCGGCATTGCAGCTTGTGCCTCAACAGCCCCCGAGTTGATCACGCTGACGACGGCTGCCAGTGGACCGACCGCATTTGCCACATCATTGGAACCATGGGCAAATGCCATGGCGCAGGCGGTGAAGATCATCAGCACGGCAAAAACCCGTTCCACACTGGCAAACCGGTTGTTTTTTTCCGCTACTTCATCCCGTTTAACCCGTTGCAGTAACAGCGTTCCCAGAGCCATGACCAGTAGGCCAATCACAATGGCAATCAGCGTGCATTGGCCGAAAGAGAGGCTGATACCCATGTCCCGGAAAACATATTTGACGCCTTTGAGCATGGTCACCATGGCAATCAGAAAGCCGACGGCAAACATATAAAAAGGGATAATTTTCTTGGCCCGCATAAACGGGTCGTCCTGGGTCAGGATAAGCTTTTGTACACTGCGAAACAGCATGTAAGAGAGAGCCCCCGCCAGCAATGGTGAGACGACCCAGCTGGCGACGATATTGCCCACCTTGCCCCAATTGACTGAATCCACAGAAATTCCCACTGCTGCAAAGCCAACAATGGCACCCACGATGGAATGCGTGGTCGAGACCGGCCAGCCCATGATGCTGGCCAACATCAGCCAGGTTCCCGCAGCCAGTAAAGCCGACATCATGCCGAATACCAGGAGTTCCGGTGAGTTGGCCAGTACCGACGGATCAATGATGCCTTTGCGTATGGTGTCAGTGACGGCACCGCCCGCGAGATAGGCACCGGCAAACTCAAAGACCATGGCGATGAGTATGGCCTGTTTGACAGTCAGTGCCCTGGAGCCCACCGAGGTGCCCATGGCGTTGGCTACGTCGTTGGCCCCGACTCCCCAGGCCATGAATACGCCAAATACACAGGCGAGGATAATCAATAACTGACCGTGTTCAGCAAGTAGGGTCATTGGTTTGAATTCCCGTTTTCTGGTTTTGGTTACCGGGCGAGAAGCAACTGTAGTTTGCCGCCCACACTCTGAGACAGATCGGCGACTTCGCCAATGATATCGATGACTTGATAAAGAAATATCACGTTGATCGGGGGTAAATCGAGTTCAAGTTTGAACAGATGATGCCGGATAGTCTGCTCGAGGTGATCACTTCTGTCTTCCAGCTTATCCAGGTCGTGGATCAGGTTTTCCACAAAGTCCACTTCCTTGCCGCTGAAACCGACTTCGAGCAGTTCATCGAGCTCATTGATGGCCTTGTGGGCCTGGCGGCAGGCTTCAATGGCCGACCCGACAAATTCGCTCATTTTTTCCTGCAGAGGTTCCGGGATTACCATTTTTCGGCCAAGCATCAGGCCGGCGATATCCTTGGAGCGGTTGGCAATGCGATCCTGCTGGCTGAGCATGTTAAGCAGATCGGTACGATCCATTGGCATAAACAGGCTCTTGGGCAATTGCAGACGAAGTTCCCGCTTCATAACATCGGCCTGATGCTCCAGGTCTGACATTTCGTCAAACACCTTGTCGGCCTGTTGCCAGTTTTCCGCAATCGCTGCAGCCAGAAAATCGGCGAGTTTCTCGGTACAGGAAACCACCACCGTCATATGGGCTTGCAGGGGACTGATGGGGGATTTGCCAAAGAGGTTGGAGAGAGGATTGCTGAAAACCATGAGATGTCCTCTGTTCGTTGTAGGGCGCGAGTATAAGAATCTGTCACATAAATGTCACATTTTTGCTCAAGTAAAATGACGAATGATTCAGTATGAACCTAAACTTGGCTGAAATGATCGGTTTCCCCCAGCCAGCGACGAATAATGGCGGACACCCGGTCGGGACTTTTGGTCAGTAACTTTTCAGCCGTGCGACGGATTTCCG is a window from the Porticoccus hydrocarbonoclasticus MCTG13d genome containing:
- a CDS encoding inorganic phosphate transporter → MTLLAEHGQLLIILACVFGVFMAWGVGANDVANAMGTSVGSRALTVKQAILIAMVFEFAGAYLAGGAVTDTIRKGIIDPSVLANSPELLVFGMMSALLAAGTWLMLASIMGWPVSTTHSIVGAIVGFAAVGISVDSVNWGKVGNIVASWVVSPLLAGALSYMLFRSVQKLILTQDDPFMRAKKIIPFYMFAVGFLIAMVTMLKGVKYVFRDMGISLSFGQCTLIAIVIGLLVMALGTLLLQRVKRDEVAEKNNRFASVERVFAVLMIFTACAMAFAHGSNDVANAVGPLAAVVSVINSGAVEAQAAMPRWILLLGGIGIILGLATYGFKVMGTVGKKITELTPSRGFAAELGAAATVVLASGTGLPISTTHTLVGAVLGVGLARGIAALNLRVVGTIFMSWLVTLPAGAGLAILFFYVIKSIFG
- a CDS encoding TIGR00153 family protein — its product is MVFSNPLSNLFGKSPISPLQAHMTVVVSCTEKLADFLAAAIAENWQQADKVFDEMSDLEHQADVMKRELRLQLPKSLFMPMDRTDLLNMLSQQDRIANRSKDIAGLMLGRKMVIPEPLQEKMSEFVGSAIEACRQAHKAINELDELLEVGFSGKEVDFVENLIHDLDKLEDRSDHLEQTIRHHLFKLELDLPPINVIFLYQVIDIIGEVADLSQSVGGKLQLLLAR